Part of the Woronichinia naegeliana WA131 genome, ATGCTGATACCTCCTCCCCCATCCCTCTGGCCAGACGCGCTAGAATGTCTGCGATCGCGGTTAACGCCTCCAGCTTTTGACACCTGGATTCAAACGGCCAGTTTGCAAGCGGTTCAGGACAATTATGTTGTCATTCAAGCGGCCAATCCCTTTGTCTTAAATCATTTGCAAAAACACTATATTCCCCTATTAGTGGAAATTTTTAGTGATCTATTGGGCTGTGCAGTAGAGATTCAATTAACCACAGTGGATCGTGAAAATATTGCTATTGTCAATGGTAATGAAAAAAAACCTGGGGTAAACCGAGAAGATATTCTGAAAAATCCCCAATTAAACCCTAAATATACCTTTTCCCGCTTTGTCGTTGGCCCCACTAATCGCATGGCCCATGCTGCCTCCCTCGCAGTAGCCGAGTCTCCTGGGCGAGAATTTAATCCCCTTTTTCTCTGTGGTGGGGTGGGTTTAGGAAAAACTCATTTAATGCAGGCGATCGCTCATTACCGACTAGAAATGTTTCCTGATGCCAAAGTATTTTATATTTCGACGGAACAGTTTACTAATGATCTGATTACCGCTATTCGTCAGGACAGTATGGAACGGTTTCGGGAACATTATCGTTCGGCGGATTTTTTACTAATTGATGATATTCAATTTATTGAAGGCAAGGAATTTACCCAGGAAGAATTTTTCTATACCTTTAATACGCTGCACGAAGCCGGAAAACAGGTGGTGCTGGCCTCCGATCGCGCTCCAAAACGTATTCCTTCTTTACAGGATCGGCTGATTTCTCGCTTTTCGATGGGATTAATTGCCGATATTCAAGTCCCCGATCTGGAAACTCGCATGGCCATTTTACAAAAGAAGGCTGAGTATGAAAGTATGCGACTCCCGAAGGAAGTGATTGAATATATCGCTACCAATTACACCTCCAATATTCGAGAATTAGAAGGGGCCTTGATTCGCGCGATCGCCTATACCTCCTTGTCTGGTGTACCAATGACGGTTAAAAATATTGTGCCAGTCTTAAATCCGCCTGTGGAAAAAATTGCCGCGTCTCCCATCGCCATTCTACAAACCGTTTCCCAAGCCTACAATTTAAGCGTTGAAGATTTACAGGGCACTTCCCGTCGTCGAGAGATTAGTTTAGCCCGCCAGGTGGGCATGTACTTGATGCGTCAACATACGGATCTGAGTTTGCCCCGCATTGGCGAAGAATTTGGCGGTAAAGACCATACTACGGTGATGTACAGTTGCGACAAAATTACCCAACTGCAACAAAAAGATTGGGAATTAAGCCAAACCCTCTCCGAACTCAGCGATCGCATTAATATTGCCAGTCGTAAAATCAAACCAGAAATTGATCCCTAGTCAAAATTTAGGCTTAATGAGTCGAGACAAGACGATGGACTCCAGTGCGGTAAAATCAACTTAAAGCCAATAAATTTTAGTCTGAATCTTCCAGTTTATTTAACTTATTTAACCCTTGTTTAACCTCAATTTTGAAAAGATCATTGCCGCCCTACTGGTAATTTTTAT contains:
- the dnaA gene encoding chromosomal replication initiator protein DnaA, producing MLIPPPPSLWPDALECLRSRLTPPAFDTWIQTASLQAVQDNYVVIQAANPFVLNHLQKHYIPLLVEIFSDLLGCAVEIQLTTVDRENIAIVNGNEKKPGVNREDILKNPQLNPKYTFSRFVVGPTNRMAHAASLAVAESPGREFNPLFLCGGVGLGKTHLMQAIAHYRLEMFPDAKVFYISTEQFTNDLITAIRQDSMERFREHYRSADFLLIDDIQFIEGKEFTQEEFFYTFNTLHEAGKQVVLASDRAPKRIPSLQDRLISRFSMGLIADIQVPDLETRMAILQKKAEYESMRLPKEVIEYIATNYTSNIRELEGALIRAIAYTSLSGVPMTVKNIVPVLNPPVEKIAASPIAILQTVSQAYNLSVEDLQGTSRRREISLARQVGMYLMRQHTDLSLPRIGEEFGGKDHTTVMYSCDKITQLQQKDWELSQTLSELSDRINIASRKIKPEIDP